One genomic window of Desulfovibrio subterraneus includes the following:
- a CDS encoding dissimilatory sulfite reductase D family protein, which produces MEDAQKIIVDFIQSKASSKSKFYFNDFLPLFPEMKAREVKKIMSELVKTEVLEYWSSGSTTMYGLKGAGKQAAAEHEE; this is translated from the coding sequence ATGGAAGACGCACAGAAGATTATTGTGGACTTCATCCAGTCCAAGGCTAGCTCCAAGTCCAAGTTCTACTTCAACGACTTCCTTCCGCTCTTCCCCGAAATGAAGGCGCGCGAAGTGAAGAAGATCATGTCTGAACTTGTTAAGACCGAAGTGCTGGAATACTGGTCCTCCGGCTCTACTACCATGTACGGCCTGAAGGGCGCTGGTAAGCAGGCTGCTGCTGAACACGAAGAGTAA
- a CDS encoding Tim44 domain-containing protein: protein MHDTADARKMGGGKSFGSKPSYQRSAQTPAQAPTSPSRTQTGEQAKQGQQANKGAAAQPMGARGGLGGMVGGLLMGGLIGSMLFGGGAGGGGPGLLDMLLIGGGLFMLFRFLRSRRMAAEGAGPQPGGVQMHERSASAWGNLAGTAEQASGPDLPAGFDPDEFMQGAKAIYVRLQSSWDKRDMADIRQFTSDEVYEEIARQAVEDPAPGKTELLLITPQLIEAREVGQQIVVAVLYDVMLREDGDTHSRQDRELWHFSRDRNRPEDFWLLEGIQQIER from the coding sequence ATGCATGATACGGCCGATGCGCGCAAAATGGGCGGCGGCAAGTCGTTCGGCAGCAAGCCCAGCTACCAGCGCAGCGCGCAAACCCCTGCACAGGCCCCGACCTCGCCTTCGCGGACGCAGACCGGCGAGCAGGCTAAGCAGGGACAGCAGGCGAACAAAGGTGCTGCGGCACAGCCCATGGGGGCAAGAGGCGGCCTTGGCGGCATGGTGGGCGGTCTGCTCATGGGCGGTCTGATAGGCTCGATGCTGTTTGGCGGAGGAGCCGGTGGCGGCGGCCCGGGGCTGCTGGATATGCTGCTCATAGGCGGCGGCCTGTTCATGCTGTTCCGCTTCCTGCGCTCGCGGCGCATGGCTGCCGAAGGTGCCGGACCGCAGCCGGGCGGCGTGCAGATGCATGAGCGTTCTGCCAGCGCATGGGGCAACCTTGCCGGAACTGCGGAACAGGCTTCCGGGCCGGATCTGCCTGCCGGATTCGATCCGGATGAATTCATGCAGGGAGCCAAGGCAATATACGTGCGTCTGCAGTCCTCGTGGGACAAGCGTGACATGGCGGATATCCGCCAGTTCACCTCGGACGAGGTGTATGAAGAAATAGCACGGCAGGCTGTGGAAGATCCGGCTCCCGGCAAAACCGAACTGCTGCTCATTACCCCGCAGCTCATTGAAGCGCGTGAAGTGGGCCAGCAGATTGTCGTTGCCGTGTTGTATGATGTCATGCTGCGCGAAGACGGCGACACGCATTCCAGACAGGATCGCGAACTGTGGCACTTCAGCCGCGACCGCAATCGTCCTGAAGACTTCTGGCTGTTGGAAGGCATTCAGCAGATAGAGAGATAA
- a CDS encoding SPOR domain-containing protein, protein MINIAGTFHVQIGAFSCPNEAKTLANKLVQQGFDSSNPTPVQRNGHSFWTVRVGSYPNIRQARSVHSSLVDQHPDVKIKAVLK, encoded by the coding sequence ATGATCAATATCGCAGGAACGTTTCATGTGCAGATCGGGGCATTTTCCTGCCCCAACGAAGCCAAGACGCTCGCCAACAAGTTGGTGCAGCAGGGCTTCGACTCCAGCAATCCCACCCCCGTCCAGCGCAACGGGCACTCGTTCTGGACAGTACGGGTGGGCAGCTACCCTAACATCCGTCAGGCCCGTTCGGTCCACTCCTCTCTTGTGGACCAGCACCCCGACGTGAAGATCAAGGCAGTGCTCAAATAG
- a CDS encoding C-GCAxxG-C-C family protein, translating to MSSLIKTIREDREIAACGNAAAEHFSGLYCAEGVLLAVAEAAGLATDLVPRIATGFCSGLSRCGGLCGAVAGGVMAISMVHGRDCAEDSVQPTYARVTALRKAIAEKWGSIDCLALTGCNFNTPEGQHRFRQEGVRNNVCLELTRDCASLALWLVRNELDAISALADTQCELIS from the coding sequence ATGTCAAGCCTAATAAAAACCATCAGAGAAGATAGGGAGATAGCTGCCTGCGGAAACGCGGCCGCCGAGCATTTTTCCGGCCTGTACTGCGCGGAAGGCGTGCTGCTGGCGGTTGCCGAGGCAGCAGGCCTTGCCACGGACCTTGTTCCACGCATCGCCACCGGCTTTTGCAGCGGACTTTCCCGTTGCGGCGGGCTGTGCGGTGCCGTGGCCGGAGGCGTTATGGCCATATCGATGGTGCACGGGCGCGACTGTGCGGAAGATTCCGTTCAGCCCACCTATGCGCGTGTGACCGCGCTGCGCAAGGCCATAGCCGAAAAGTGGGGCAGCATAGACTGTCTTGCCCTGACGGGCTGCAATTTCAACACGCCCGAAGGGCAGCACCGCTTCCGGCAGGAAGGGGTACGAAACAATGTGTGTCTTGAGCTGACGCGGGACTGTGCCTCGCTGGCCCTGTGGCTTGTACGCAACGAACTGGACGCGATCTCCGCTCTGGCGGATACGCAGTGTGAGCTTATTTCATGA
- a CDS encoding cobyrinate a,c-diamide synthase: MHRPRIIIAGLNGGTGKTITSLGTTRAWVRKGLSIKPFKKGPDYIDAKWLGLAALKPATNLDPYLLSDEMLRALFRTSIAPHDGALIEGNRGLYDGKDLTGTCSTAELARILETPVILAMDCTKMTRTAAAIVSGIINFEEGVRIAGVILNRTANDRHRSILRQTIEHYTGVPVLGALPKLRQNPIPERHMGLISDQEYDPENDPLDTVADLIADNCDVDAMWQAACSAAPVPEAPELWAMMPVAEPAQPPVRIGYVRDAALWFYYEENLQALRHAGAELVELSLLSPDPWPDLDALYLGGGFPETLARRIADNAGIRTHVKELAESGLPIYAECGGFMVLSRSLVYKGTEYPMTGVFPVSTHLCERPQGLGYIDATVTLDNPYHPAGSIIKGHEFHYSKCVVDEGATPAFSLQMDRGFGMGADRDGLIYKNVFASYTHLFALGEPHWAVNLVQAARKRRAARA; the protein is encoded by the coding sequence ATGCACCGACCGCGCATCATCATCGCCGGACTCAACGGCGGCACAGGCAAGACCATCACCAGCCTCGGCACCACCCGCGCGTGGGTGCGCAAGGGGCTCTCCATCAAGCCGTTCAAGAAAGGCCCGGACTATATCGACGCCAAGTGGCTGGGCCTTGCCGCTCTCAAGCCTGCGACCAACCTTGATCCCTACCTGCTTTCAGACGAGATGCTGCGCGCCCTCTTCCGCACCAGCATAGCCCCCCATGACGGCGCACTCATCGAAGGCAATCGCGGTCTATACGACGGCAAGGACCTTACCGGCACGTGCTCCACCGCCGAGCTTGCGCGCATACTGGAAACGCCGGTCATTCTTGCCATGGACTGCACCAAGATGACCCGCACGGCTGCGGCCATCGTTTCCGGCATCATCAATTTCGAAGAAGGCGTGCGCATTGCAGGCGTCATACTGAACCGCACGGCCAACGACCGTCATCGCTCCATACTGCGCCAGACCATTGAGCATTATACCGGAGTGCCTGTGCTGGGCGCCCTGCCCAAATTACGGCAGAACCCCATTCCCGAGCGGCACATGGGCCTCATTTCCGATCAGGAATACGATCCGGAAAACGATCCGCTTGATACGGTCGCCGACCTCATCGCCGACAACTGCGATGTGGATGCCATGTGGCAGGCAGCCTGTTCCGCAGCCCCCGTTCCCGAGGCACCGGAACTCTGGGCAATGATGCCCGTGGCAGAACCGGCGCAGCCCCCTGTACGCATCGGCTATGTGCGCGATGCCGCCCTGTGGTTCTATTATGAAGAGAACCTGCAGGCCCTGCGCCACGCCGGTGCCGAGCTTGTGGAGCTTTCCCTGCTGTCGCCCGACCCGTGGCCGGATCTGGACGCCCTGTACCTCGGCGGTGGCTTCCCTGAAACACTGGCCCGACGCATTGCAGACAACGCCGGCATCCGCACTCACGTCAAAGAACTGGCAGAATCCGGCCTGCCCATCTATGCCGAATGCGGCGGTTTCATGGTGCTCTCACGCAGCCTTGTCTACAAGGGAACCGAATACCCTATGACCGGCGTGTTTCCGGTCAGCACACACCTGTGTGAACGCCCGCAGGGGCTGGGCTACATCGACGCCACCGTCACGCTGGACAATCCCTACCACCCCGCAGGCAGCATCATCAAAGGGCACGAATTCCATTATTCCAAATGCGTGGTGGATGAAGGGGCCACACCTGCGTTCAGTCTGCAGATGGATCGCGGCTTCGGCATGGGTGCCGACAGAGACGGGCTTATCTACAAGAACGTGTTCGCGTCCTACACCCATCTCTTTGCGCTCGGCGAACCGCACTGGGCCGTGAATCTGGTGCAGGCCGCCCGCAAACGCAGGGCAGCACGGGCATAG
- the ahbB gene encoding siroheme decarboxylase subunit beta encodes MVKTTFTDIEKKILHIVQADLPDSLTPYADIAKEVGTDEATVLNLINQMKDEGTIRRFGVSLKHQKAGYSHNAMVSWIIDEDRVDAAGEQAAKHPLISHVYYRPSSHPEWPYTLYTMIHGRHENEYREVIEQLRQETELEVFAVLSSLKELKKISMTYF; translated from the coding sequence ATGGTCAAAACCACGTTCACGGATATCGAAAAGAAAATCCTGCACATCGTGCAGGCCGACCTGCCTGACAGCCTCACCCCCTACGCGGATATCGCTAAGGAAGTGGGCACCGACGAAGCGACCGTGCTCAATCTCATCAACCAGATGAAGGACGAAGGCACCATCCGCCGCTTCGGCGTGAGCCTGAAACACCAGAAGGCGGGCTACAGCCACAACGCCATGGTGTCATGGATCATCGATGAAGACCGCGTAGACGCTGCGGGCGAACAGGCCGCTAAGCATCCGCTCATCTCCCACGTATACTACCGCCCGAGCTCACACCCCGAGTGGCCCTATACGCTCTACACCATGATCCACGGGCGGCACGAGAACGAATACCGCGAAGTTATCGAACAGTTGCGTCAGGAAACCGAGCTGGAGGTCTTTGCCGTGCTCAGCTCCCTGAAGGAACTGAAGAAAATTTCCATGACCTATTTCTAA
- a CDS encoding triose-phosphate isomerase codes for MSLLHLNRPTTKLNLDNPDRAELYRELFPYTKISRIAFDDIFLMPRPADPMFITDTTFRDGQQARPPYTVKQIETIFELMHKLGGMSGLIRASEFFMYSDKDRRAIEACRAKGYKFPEITGWIRAHKDDLKLAKDMEFREVGMLTSVSDYHLYLKLGLDREKAMRNYLDVIEQALEWGISPRCHFEDITRADIHGFCLPFAEKLMALSKESGLPVKIRLCDTMGYGVPYPGATLPRSVPRIVRAFTDEAGVPGKWLEWHGHNDFHKTLVNGVTAWLYGCGGVNGTLLGFGERTGNTPVEALIIEYISLTGEDDMANTQMISQIAEYFENELAYSIPDNYPFVGKDFNATSAGIHVDGLAKNEEIYNIFDTKKILNRAVPIIITDKSGRAGVAYWINHYLKVPADKAVSKKHPAVGKIYDRIMMAYEQGRNTSFSNKEMIKLVKRYLPELFASDFDHLRSVANDLAAHLIVRLAEDCEIHLGKDNQVCLKEFAEEYPFIQYLYLTDAKGKLIAAEITDEANKHKYAELAPGYDFSNRSWFIQPMATGQLHITDLYSSVFTSKLILTVSAAVTDENDNITGVIGADIQLEQLLKRQGELDDDLHPGELY; via the coding sequence ATGAGTCTTTTGCATTTGAACCGGCCCACGACCAAGCTCAATCTCGATAACCCCGACAGGGCCGAGTTGTATCGCGAGCTGTTCCCCTATACCAAGATCAGCCGTATAGCGTTTGACGATATTTTTCTCATGCCCCGCCCCGCGGACCCCATGTTCATCACGGACACCACGTTCCGCGACGGCCAGCAGGCGCGTCCTCCATACACCGTGAAGCAGATCGAAACCATTTTCGAGCTGATGCACAAACTGGGCGGCATGAGCGGGCTTATCCGCGCTTCGGAATTCTTCATGTATTCCGACAAAGACCGGCGCGCCATCGAAGCCTGCCGTGCGAAGGGCTACAAGTTCCCTGAAATCACCGGCTGGATACGCGCACACAAGGATGATCTCAAGCTTGCCAAGGACATGGAGTTCCGCGAAGTGGGCATGCTCACCTCCGTTTCGGACTACCACCTGTACCTGAAGCTCGGCCTTGACCGCGAAAAGGCCATGCGCAACTACCTGGACGTAATCGAACAGGCCCTTGAATGGGGCATTTCTCCCCGCTGTCATTTCGAGGACATCACCCGCGCAGACATCCACGGCTTCTGCCTGCCCTTTGCCGAAAAGCTCATGGCGCTTTCCAAGGAAAGCGGCCTGCCCGTGAAGATTCGCCTGTGCGATACCATGGGCTACGGTGTGCCGTATCCCGGTGCAACCCTGCCCCGTTCCGTACCCCGCATTGTGCGCGCCTTCACTGATGAAGCTGGCGTACCAGGCAAGTGGCTGGAATGGCATGGACATAACGACTTCCACAAAACGCTGGTCAACGGGGTTACCGCCTGGCTCTATGGCTGCGGCGGCGTAAACGGCACGCTGCTCGGCTTTGGCGAACGCACCGGCAACACGCCCGTTGAGGCGCTGATCATCGAATATATTTCGCTGACCGGCGAAGACGACATGGCCAACACCCAGATGATTTCGCAGATCGCGGAATACTTCGAAAACGAGCTGGCCTACAGCATTCCCGACAACTATCCCTTTGTGGGCAAGGACTTCAACGCCACCAGCGCAGGCATTCACGTGGATGGTCTGGCCAAGAACGAAGAGATCTACAACATCTTCGACACCAAGAAGATTCTCAACCGTGCCGTGCCCATCATCATCACCGACAAGTCGGGCCGCGCAGGTGTTGCCTACTGGATCAACCACTACCTCAAGGTGCCTGCGGACAAGGCTGTTTCCAAGAAGCACCCCGCTGTGGGCAAGATCTACGACCGCATCATGATGGCGTACGAACAGGGCCGTAACACCTCCTTCTCCAACAAGGAAATGATCAAGTTGGTGAAGCGCTACCTGCCCGAACTGTTCGCATCCGACTTCGACCATCTGCGGAGCGTGGCCAACGACCTTGCGGCACACCTTATTGTGCGCCTTGCCGAGGATTGCGAAATCCATCTGGGCAAGGACAATCAGGTTTGCCTCAAGGAATTTGCCGAAGAGTATCCCTTCATCCAGTACCTGTACCTCACGGATGCCAAGGGCAAGCTCATTGCCGCAGAAATCACGGACGAAGCCAACAAGCACAAGTACGCGGAACTGGCTCCCGGCTACGATTTCTCCAACCGTTCGTGGTTCATTCAGCCCATGGCAACCGGCCAGCTGCATATCACGGACCTGTACTCTTCCGTATTCACCAGCAAGCTGATTCTGACTGTTTCTGCTGCCGTGACGGACGAGAACGACAACATTACCGGCGTTATCGGCGCGGACATTCAGCTCGAACAGCTGCTCAAGCGGCAGGGCGAACTGGACGACGACCTGCATCCCGGCGAGTTGTACTAG
- the dsrB gene encoding dissimilatory-type sulfite reductase subunit beta translates to MAFISSGYNPAKPMEGRITDIGPRDFHDFLPPVIAKNKGQWLYHEILEPGVLVHVAESGDKVFTVRVGAARLMSVTHIREICEIADKHCGGHLRFTTRNNVEFMVDNEVSLAALKEDLSSRKFAGGSYKFPIGGTGAGISNIVHTQGWVHCHTPATDASGPVKAIMDVVFEDFQNMRMPAPVRIALACCLNMCGAVHCSDIGVVGIHRKPPMIDHEWTDQLCEIPLAVASCPTAAVRPTKVEIGDKKVNSIAIKNERCMYCGNCYTMCPALPISDGEGDGVVIMVGGKVSNRISQPMFSKVVVAYIPNETPRWPSLTEKIKHIIEVYSANARKYERVGDWANRIGWEKFFELTGLEFTHHLIDDFRDPAYYTWRQSTQFKF, encoded by the coding sequence ATGGCATTCATCTCTTCCGGATACAATCCCGCGAAACCCATGGAAGGCCGTATTACTGACATCGGCCCCCGTGACTTCCATGACTTCCTGCCCCCTGTTATCGCTAAGAACAAGGGCCAGTGGCTGTACCATGAAATCCTCGAACCCGGCGTGCTGGTTCACGTTGCCGAATCCGGCGACAAGGTTTTCACCGTTCGCGTAGGTGCTGCTCGTCTGATGTCCGTTACCCACATCCGCGAAATCTGCGAAATCGCAGACAAGCATTGTGGCGGCCATCTGCGCTTCACCACCCGTAACAACGTTGAATTCATGGTGGACAACGAAGTTTCTCTGGCAGCACTGAAGGAAGACCTGTCTTCCCGTAAGTTCGCCGGCGGTTCTTACAAGTTCCCCATCGGCGGTACCGGCGCTGGTATCTCCAACATCGTTCACACTCAGGGTTGGGTTCACTGCCACACCCCCGCAACCGACGCTTCCGGCCCGGTTAAGGCCATCATGGACGTTGTGTTCGAAGACTTCCAGAACATGCGTATGCCCGCCCCCGTGCGTATTGCGCTTGCCTGCTGTCTGAACATGTGCGGCGCTGTTCACTGCTCCGACATCGGCGTTGTTGGTATCCACCGCAAGCCCCCGATGATCGACCACGAGTGGACCGACCAGCTGTGTGAAATCCCGCTGGCAGTTGCTTCCTGTCCTACCGCTGCAGTTCGTCCTACCAAGGTCGAAATCGGCGATAAGAAGGTTAACTCCATCGCGATCAAGAACGAACGTTGCATGTACTGCGGTAACTGCTACACCATGTGTCCCGCTCTGCCCATCTCTGACGGTGAAGGCGACGGCGTGGTTATCATGGTCGGCGGTAAGGTTTCCAACCGCATCAGCCAGCCCATGTTCTCCAAGGTTGTAGTTGCCTACATCCCCAACGAGACCCCCCGCTGGCCTTCTCTTACCGAGAAGATCAAGCACATCATCGAAGTATACTCCGCCAATGCGCGTAAGTACGAACGTGTGGGCGACTGGGCAAACCGCATTGGCTGGGAAAAGTTCTTCGAACTGACCGGCCTTGAGTTCACCCACCACCTGATCGACGACTTCCGCGATCCTGCTTACTACACCTGGCGTCAGTCGACCCAGTTCAAGTTCTAA
- a CDS encoding NAD(P)H-dependent glycerol-3-phosphate dehydrogenase, translating into MKIAVVGGGSWGTALAQMLAGKGYDISLLVRQQHVADAITSTRMNSAYLPGVRLHANIRPTTDRAGALGDASCFLFSVPCQFFRATLRELKPLLPQGAVIVCSNKGIEMDSGKTVSDMVHEELGDIAPRFAMLSGPSFAADVVRGMPTAIVMGCEDPELGRELREIFSTPSFRAYSCTDVRGVELGGAFKNVIAIAAGMSDGMGFGDNARAALITRGLAEMSRLGEAMGARAATFMGLSGMGDLVLTCTGDLSRNRRVGLRLGQGVPLTQILDEMHQVAEGVKTTQAVHALGQRLGVELPITNAMHAVMYDGKDPQSAWQELMTRDLKEE; encoded by the coding sequence ATGAAGATAGCCGTTGTCGGCGGTGGCAGCTGGGGCACGGCCCTTGCCCAGATGCTCGCCGGAAAAGGATACGATATTTCTCTGCTGGTGCGTCAGCAGCACGTGGCAGACGCCATTACCTCCACCCGCATGAACTCCGCCTATCTGCCCGGTGTGCGCCTGCATGCCAACATTCGGCCCACCACGGACCGTGCGGGAGCGCTTGGCGATGCATCCTGCTTTCTGTTTTCCGTGCCCTGTCAGTTTTTCCGCGCCACTTTGCGTGAACTGAAGCCCCTGCTGCCGCAGGGGGCTGTTATCGTCTGTTCCAACAAGGGCATCGAGATGGATTCCGGCAAGACCGTTTCCGACATGGTGCACGAGGAACTTGGCGACATTGCACCGCGCTTTGCCATGCTTTCCGGCCCTTCTTTTGCTGCGGATGTGGTGCGCGGCATGCCCACGGCCATTGTCATGGGCTGTGAAGATCCGGAACTGGGGCGTGAGCTGCGCGAGATTTTTTCCACGCCGAGCTTCCGCGCCTATTCCTGCACGGATGTGCGGGGAGTGGAACTGGGCGGCGCGTTCAAGAACGTCATCGCCATTGCGGCGGGCATGTCGGACGGCATGGGATTCGGCGATAATGCACGGGCTGCGCTCATCACGCGCGGGCTGGCGGAAATGTCGCGCCTCGGCGAGGCCATGGGCGCACGGGCTGCAACCTTTATGGGCCTTTCCGGCATGGGCGACCTTGTGCTCACCTGCACGGGCGACCTTTCCCGTAACCGGCGGGTCGGTTTGCGGCTCGGGCAGGGGGTGCCGCTTACGCAGATTCTGGATGAAATGCATCAGGTGGCGGAAGGTGTGAAGACCACGCAGGCCGTACACGCACTGGGGCAGCGCCTTGGTGTGGAGCTGCCCATCACCAACGCCATGCACGCCGTGATGTACGACGGCAAGGACCCGCAGTCTGCGTGGCAGGAGCTGATGACCCGCGACCTGAAGGAAGAATAG
- a CDS encoding type I restriction endonuclease subunit R yields MHEVSLGRTIRDYLTGEQVEQTTYEDLRQALARILVEEKGYPASSVRARIGVHFPVAGTAVSAVSAVSAGAAGAAGAVEEETGAEEYCRTIDLAVYDADGRPMLILLFCPGQVNTYRRESLAAARLFPGGPVPLVLITDTKDAMLVGVQKDEVLGGGMHAIPVWDWLERLVQEHPVLPLSPERIGAERRILHTYSEFIKTCCDETLCML; encoded by the coding sequence ATGCATGAAGTGAGTCTTGGCCGAACCATACGTGACTACCTGACGGGGGAACAGGTGGAACAGACAACGTATGAAGATTTGCGGCAGGCGCTGGCCCGTATTCTTGTTGAAGAAAAGGGCTATCCTGCATCCTCCGTGCGTGCCAGAATCGGGGTGCATTTCCCGGTGGCCGGTACTGCCGTCTCTGCCGTATCTGCCGTATCTGCCGGAGCTGCCGGAGCTGCCGGAGCTGTCGAAGAAGAGACCGGCGCAGAGGAATACTGCCGCACGATAGATCTGGCCGTATACGATGCAGACGGGCGCCCTATGCTCATTCTGCTGTTCTGCCCCGGACAGGTGAATACCTACAGAAGGGAGAGCCTCGCAGCCGCGCGCCTGTTTCCGGGCGGACCGGTTCCGCTGGTGCTCATAACCGATACCAAGGACGCCATGCTCGTGGGCGTGCAGAAGGATGAGGTGCTGGGCGGGGGGATGCATGCCATTCCCGTATGGGACTGGCTTGAGCGTCTGGTGCAGGAGCATCCGGTTCTGCCGCTGAGCCCCGAGCGGATAGGTGCTGAAAGGCGCATTCTGCATACCTATAGTGAATTCATCAAAACCTGCTGTGATGAGACGCTTTGCATGCTCTGA
- a CDS encoding DMT family transporter: MIMYLRLLLTAFIWGGTFVAGRMLAGHAGPFASSFWRFAMASVCLVWLVRRKQGGLPKLDARGWGGVCLLGATGIFAYNAFFFTGLQSVPAGRAAVIVAMNPVFIALFAALFFKEGLSRLKLAGIALSVSGAATAISRGDIPALFHSAISWGDVAIFGCVASWVSYSLLGKRMMHTLSPLAAVTYSCLTGTLMLFPFAVAEGMLVATPEYPISNWLAFAYLGVLGTVVGFTWFYEGVKSIGASKAGVFINFVPVTAILSGWLLLGEPLSLSLLVGGLMVVCGVYLTNRG, from the coding sequence ATGATAATGTATCTGCGGCTGCTCCTTACGGCCTTCATCTGGGGTGGCACCTTTGTGGCTGGGCGCATGCTCGCCGGGCATGCCGGTCCCTTTGCATCCAGCTTCTGGCGTTTTGCCATGGCTTCCGTATGTCTTGTGTGGCTTGTGCGCAGAAAGCAGGGCGGCCTGCCCAAGCTGGATGCCCGTGGCTGGGGGGGCGTGTGCCTGCTCGGTGCCACAGGCATTTTTGCCTACAACGCCTTTTTCTTTACCGGCCTGCAGAGCGTGCCTGCGGGACGCGCCGCCGTTATTGTGGCCATGAACCCCGTGTTCATAGCCCTGTTCGCGGCGTTGTTTTTCAAGGAAGGTCTTTCGCGGCTTAAGCTGGCAGGCATTGCGCTTTCGGTTTCCGGCGCGGCCACGGCCATATCGCGCGGTGACATTCCAGCGCTGTTCCATTCCGCCATCAGCTGGGGCGATGTGGCCATCTTTGGCTGCGTTGCAAGCTGGGTATCCTATTCCCTGCTCGGCAAGCGCATGATGCACACCCTGAGCCCGCTGGCTGCGGTGACCTATTCCTGCCTCACCGGCACCCTTATGCTGTTCCCCTTTGCCGTGGCCGAGGGCATGCTTGTGGCAACGCCGGAGTATCCCATAAGTAACTGGCTTGCCTTTGCCTACCTTGGTGTGTTGGGAACTGTTGTGGGGTTCACGTGGTTCTACGAAGGGGTGAAGTCCATAGGCGCTTCCAAGGCCGGAGTCTTCATCAACTTCGTCCCTGTTACGGCCATACTTTCCGGCTGGCTGTTGCTGGGCGAACCTCTGTCCCTTTCCCTGCTCGTGGGTGGTCTCATGGTTGTCTGCGGGGTGTATCTGACCAACAGGGGCTAG
- the dsrA gene encoding dissimilatory-type sulfite reductase subunit alpha: MAKHATPKLDQLESGPWPSFVSDIKQEAEYRAKNPKGLDYQIPVDCPEDLLGVLELSYNDGETHWKHGGIVGVFGYGGGVIGRYCDQPEKFPGVAHFHTVRVNQPSGKYYTTEYLRALCDIWDLRGSGLTNMHGSTGDIVLLGTTTPQLEEIFWEVTHNLDTDLGGSGSNLRTPADCLGQTRCEYACYDTSAMALEMTREYQDELHRPAFPYKFKFKFDGCPNGCVAAIARSDFSVIGTWKDSIKIDQAAVKAYVAGEFKPNAGAHSGRDWGKFDLVEEVVKRCPSEAISWDGSTMSIDRKECVRCMHCINTMPRALRIGDERGASILCGAKAPILDGAQMSSLVVPFVEAEAPFDEIKEVVENIWDWWMEEGKNRERLGETMKRLSLQKLLEVTGQQADPRHVMEPRHNPYIFFKEEEVPGGWDRDITEYRKRHLR, translated from the coding sequence ATGGCGAAACATGCGACTCCCAAGTTGGACCAGCTCGAATCCGGGCCCTGGCCCAGCTTCGTGTCCGACATCAAGCAGGAAGCTGAATATCGCGCCAAGAACCCCAAGGGTCTTGACTATCAGATTCCCGTAGACTGCCCCGAAGACCTTCTGGGCGTCCTTGAGCTGTCCTACAACGACGGCGAAACTCACTGGAAGCACGGCGGCATCGTGGGCGTTTTCGGTTACGGCGGCGGCGTTATCGGCCGTTACTGTGACCAGCCCGAAAAGTTCCCCGGCGTGGCACACTTCCACACTGTCCGTGTGAACCAGCCCTCCGGCAAGTACTACACCACCGAATATCTCCGTGCCCTCTGTGACATCTGGGATCTTCGCGGTTCCGGTCTGACCAACATGCACGGTTCCACCGGTGACATCGTGCTGCTCGGCACCACCACTCCCCAGCTCGAAGAAATCTTCTGGGAAGTGACTCACAACCTCGACACCGACCTCGGTGGTTCCGGCTCCAACCTGCGTACCCCCGCAGACTGCCTGGGCCAGACCCGTTGTGAATACGCCTGTTATGACACGTCCGCCATGGCTCTCGAAATGACCCGTGAGTACCAGGACGAACTGCACCGCCCGGCGTTCCCCTACAAGTTCAAGTTCAAGTTCGACGGCTGCCCCAACGGCTGCGTAGCTGCTATCGCACGCTCCGACTTCTCCGTTATCGGCACCTGGAAGGACAGCATCAAGATCGATCAGGCTGCTGTGAAGGCCTACGTTGCCGGCGAGTTCAAGCCCAACGCAGGTGCACACTCCGGTCGTGACTGGGGCAAGTTCGACCTCGTTGAAGAAGTTGTGAAGCGTTGTCCTTCCGAAGCAATCTCTTGGGATGGTTCCACCATGTCCATCGATCGCAAGGAATGCGTACGTTGCATGCACTGTATCAACACCATGCCCCGTGCACTGCGTATCGGCGACGAACGCGGCGCATCCATCCTCTGCGGTGCCAAGGCTCCTATCCTCGACGGCGCTCAGATGTCTTCTCTCGTGGTTCCCTTCGTGGAAGCCGAAGCTCCCTTCGATGAAATCAAGGAAGTTGTCGAGAACATCTGGGACTGGTGGATGGAAGAAGGCAAGAACCGTGAGCGTCTGGGTGAAACCATGAAGCGCCTGTCCCTGCAGAAGCTTCTTGAAGTTACCGGCCAGCAGGCTGATCCCCGCCACGTTATGGAACCCCGCCACAACCCCTACATCTTCTTCAAGGAAGAAGAAGTACCCGGTGGCTGGGACCGCGACATCACCGAATACCGCAAGCGCCACCTGCGCTAG